The Candidatus Sulfotelmatobacter sp. region GGGCGCGTTGAATGGGGAAGAAAAGTGGGAGAAGCAGATCGACGCGCTGATGGACGCGGTGGACACGAGTGTGCCGCAGCCGGCGCGCGAACTCGACAAGCCGTTCCTGATGCCGATTGAAGATATTTTTTCGATTCAGGGCCGCGGCACGGTGGTGACGGGGCGCATCGAGCGCGGCAAAGTGAAAGTCGGCGAAGAAGTGGAAATCGTCGGCTTCCGCGAAACCCGCAAGACGGTGGTGACCGGCGTCGAAATGTTCAAGAAGCAGTTGGACGAAGGCATGGCGGGCGACAACGCGGGACTGCTGTTGCGCGGCATTGCGAAAGAAGATGTCGAGCGCGGCATGGTGCTGGCCAAGACCGGATCGATCACGCCGCACACCAAATTCAAAGCTGAGGTTTACATCCTCACCAAAGAAGAAGGCGGACGGCACACGCCGTTCTTCAAAGGCTATCGTC contains the following coding sequences:
- a CDS encoding EF-Tu/IF-2/RF-3 family GTPase, which encodes GALNGEEKWEKQIDALMDAVDTSVPQPARELDKPFLMPIEDIFSIQGRGTVVTGRIERGKVKVGEEVEIVGFRETRKTVVTGVEMFKKQLDEGMAGDNAGLLLRGIAKEDVERGMVLAKTGSITPHTKFKAEVYILTKEEGGRHTPFFKGYRPQFYLRTTDVTGVAELPAGTEMVMPGDNVSLVIELITPVAMEKGLRFAIREGGHTVGAGTIAEIVQ